A portion of the Phycodurus eques isolate BA_2022a chromosome 3, UOR_Pequ_1.1, whole genome shotgun sequence genome contains these proteins:
- the c5 gene encoding LOW QUALITY PROTEIN: complement C5 (The sequence of the model RefSeq protein was modified relative to this genomic sequence to represent the inferred CDS: deleted 1 base in 1 codon) — MKACVLFLCACCMCWTVSAQQATTYLVSAPTVLHLDALDTVLVQMFGVSQEVRVYVFIKTSMAPDHQVLSHQVVTLNTQNLHQAVASVRILSGQLDKNVDHVVLHIQSPQINQHTSLPVSRQNGFLFIQTDKPVYTPTQSVKVRAFSLNQELHPANRSVFLTFKDPDRQTVDVQEMLDLNNGIPSMQNPFKIPIRPKLGIWSIEASYSDHFSTKATTHFEIREYVLPSFSIIVQPQVNYISFGNFQRFCFKVEARYLHGAPVSFGELFLRFGYVSQKELPVIIPNSVTRERLSSTGEVDVCVNMDEVLSRHDGPKDLHALIGKFLYIAVLLQEEYGGISQEAEFSAVKFVKSPYSLTLVSTPPFIKPGLPYNIQVLVKDHLDKPVSQVPVRMSEQRVWSPSDELNVKACPDHARSQSDGLAIFVCNTPGTAAKASLTFETSDPSLPAASQARLILTAVAYNSPNQRYLYIDLPLSDQALQVGRFANMKVYSATPAYVPIDALSFLVLSKGKVVHFGSHKFVASDDHKQTLRFLVTDAMIPSVRLLVYYILYGEGASELVADSVWLKVTDTCVNGLATDLSYRRQDYRPKDDLRLDVTTNQEGLVAFSAVDSALLHLYPNYRDPVTMVLRHIEQSDLGCGGGGGEDAADVFRLAGLTFITDANAQPAPSGAACTAAVRSKRALTEEMKKAKAASFGPLKPCCEHGMKYVPKSVTCHHFAEQTIRRMARHVQCRLVFTKCCEFIQLHLDQDPNLILGRHDMGADFDAAPSLVRSFFPESWLWEVQPTRGTRVSVTRTLPDSLTTWELKAIGMFRNGICVSGAVQVSVQLPLSVDVPLPYQVVRGEQLELSGSVYNQQADDITYCVTLTVGPEMCLLRSQPAPAGAGRRSTVCQWDLLAARGVAKVVFTLMGLEAGEHTLTFTLKTQTQGTQDIVEKKLRVVPEGVKMEDYSGGILDPQGLYGSEKMTVVLKNLPPANIVPNTAVERMVTINGEVLGDVLAVVLDAEGLRQLVDLPGGSLEAELGRVLPLAQVYQYLETTRSWYALGGDIQKNSARLRQKIKEGLVSMSSFRRGDSSYSMWTKREASTWLTAAAVRTLASVDPAVQVDRQALSESVSWLIRNSQNQDGSFSDTSTYRANKFMADGAEPVERSLYLTSLVLIALRRATSIRERILQLEFHDDSMRSAADYISQNALTVKSVYVRALATYALTLHNPNDATSVALLNSLETLARQKGHPAVLRYWQESGAPSDWLRPDQSSGLTVETTAYVLLSMLLKGRIPYANPIVTWLTQDQHYGQGFYSAQDTVLTLEALTEYSQVVRRADLDQDINVRYGHKGTLARVHLSLGRPVATPIRVLKNDDITVSTGFGTGVSSVKMKTAYYQTTAPSRNCNFDLSIEIVGADAADSPSMREPHLSACAKYKPPPDELVTESTMTVMTIGLPSGVEAHLEDLRQFRDAEEPVISHYELQGNTVVIQMDSVPSDMFLCVGFRIRTGFKVGGASESLLTVSEPQDKGSLCSKPFSYKEQKLQRLCVADQCQCITAACANYRAEPDLTLTPAKRLQETCQPHIKYAYKLRVKSSKTEGDFVTFTATVREVLKNTDPAFESLSSGSELDLIKKVTCGPVHVELDRQYLLTGSSGSEVQAGRAPRFRLPLDADATLEPWPAKCDDPACSAQTASMDEYALDLQLFSCPKA; from the exons GTACCTGGTGAGCGCCCCCACGGTTTTGCACTTGGATGCGCTGGATACGGTCCTGGTGCAGATGTTTGGAGTCAGCCAGGAGGTCAGGGTCTACGTCTTCATCAAGACCTCCATGGCACCGGACCACCAG GTTCTGTCCCATCAGGTGGTAACCCTCAACACTCAGAACCTGCACCAGGCCGTCGCGTCCGTGCGG ATCTTATCAGGCCAGCTGGACAAGAACGTGGATCATGTGGTCCTTCACATCCAATCGCCGCAGATCAACCAGCACACGTCACTTCCGGTCAGCCGGCAAAACGGCTTCCTGTTCATCCAGACTGACAAACCGGTGTACACGCCCACGCAGAGCG tgAAGGTGCGCGCCTTTTCCCTCAACCAGGAGCTTCATCCGGCCAATCGCAGCGTCTTCCTCACCTTCAAG GATCCAGACCGTCAGACTGTGGACGTGCAGGAGATGTTGGATCTCAACAACGGGATCCCGTCCATGCAGAACCCCTTCAAGATCCCCATCAGACCTAA GTTGGGAATCTGGTCCATTGAAGCCTCGTATTCGGACCACTTCAGCACCAAAGCCACAACCCACTTTGAGATTAGAGAATATG TTCTTCCTAGTTTCTCCATCATTGTCCAGCCTCAAGTCAACTACATCAGTTTTGGGAACTTCCAGCGCTTCTGCTTCAAAGTGGAGGCCAG GTATCTTCACGGTGCTCCAGTATCCTTTGGGGAACTCTTCCTGCGCTTTGGCTATGTGAGCCAGAAGGAACTTCCTGTTATCATCCCAAACTCTGTTaccagagagaga CTGTCATCAACCGGTGaggtggatgtgtgtgtgaacatggACGAGGTTTTATCCAGACATGATGGACCTAAAGACCTTCACGCTCTCATTGGGAAGTTCTTGTATATTGCTGTGCTGCTTCAGGAGGAATATG GTGGTATCAGCCAGGAGGCGGAGTTTTCAGCTGTGAAGTTTGTCAAATCACCTTACAGTTTGACTCTGGTGTCCACGCCCCCTTTCATCAAACCCGGACTTCCTTACAACATCCAG GTTCTGGTGAAGGACCACCTGGACAAGCCGGTGAGCCAGGTTCCGGTGCGCATGTCCGAGCAGCGTGTGTGGAGTCCAAGCGACGAGCTCAACGTCAAAGCTTGTCCCGACCACGCCCGCAGCCAATCGGATGGCCTCGCCATCTTTGTGTGCAACACGCCCGGCACGGCCGCCAAGGCCTCACTCACG TTCGAGACGTCGGACCCGTCCCTG CCGGCCGCCAGTCAGGCTCGTCTCATTCTTACGGCAGTGGCGTACAACTCTCCAAACCAACGCTACCTGTACATCGACCTGCCGCTGTCGGACCAAGCCCTCCAGGTGGGCCGTTTCGCTAACATGAAGGTGTACTCGGCCACGCCCGCCTACGTGCCCATCGACGCGCTCAGCTTTCTG GTCCTGTCCAAAGGCAAGGTGGTCCATTTTGGCAGCCACAAGTTTGTTGCCAGCGATGACCACAAGCAAACGCTCAGGTTCCTGGTGACGGACGCCATGATTCCGTCTGTACGCCTGCTGGTTTACTACATCCTGTACGGCGAGGGCGCATCTGAGCTGGTGGCCGACTCCGTGTGGTTAAAAGTCACGGACACGTGTGTCAACGGACTAGCG ACTGACCTGTCATATAGGAGGCAGGACTACAGGCCCAAGGATGACCTCCGGCTAGATGTCACGACCAATCAGGAGGGGCTGGTGGCATTCTCTGCTGTGGACTCTGCCCTCCTCCACCTGTACCCTAACTATAGAGACCCTGTTACCATG GTGTTACGGCACATCGAGCAAAGCGACCTAGGCTGCGGAGGAGGCGGGGGCGAAGACGCGGCAGACGTCTTCAGATTGGCAGGCCTCACCTTCATCACCGACGCCAACGCACAGCCGGCACCCAGCG GTGCAGCGTGCACGGCGGCCGTGCGAAGCAAGCGAGCGCTGACGGAAGAGATGAAGAAAGCGAAGG CTGCCTCGTTCGGACCCCTGAAGCCGTGCTGCGAGCACGGCATGAAGTACGTCCCCAAGAGCGTGACCTGCCACCATTTTGCCGAGCAGACCATCCGCCGGATGGCGCGGCACGTCCAATGTCGCCTTGTCTTCACAAAGTGCTGCGAGTTCATCCAGCTGCACCTGGACCAGGACCCGAACCTCATCCTGGGCCGCCACG acATGGGGGCTGACTTCGATGCGGCACCCTCTCTGGTCAGGAGTTTCTTCCCCGAGAGCTGGCTGTGGGAAGTCCAGCCTACCAG AGGAACTCGGGTGTCCGTCACCAGGACGCTGCCTGACTCTCTGACCACGTGGGAGTTGAAGGCCATTGGAATGTTCAGGAACG GTATTTGCGTGTCAGGTGCCGTGCAGGTGTCGGTGCAGCTGCCGCTCAGCGTGGACGTGCCGCTTCCCTACCAGGTGGTCCGTGGCGAGCAGCTGGAGCTGAGCGGTTCCGTGTACAACCAGCAGGCGGATGACATCACG TACTGCGTGACACTGACGGTCGGACCTGAGATGTGTCTGCTCCGATCCCAGCCGGCCCCTGCGGGGGCGGGGCGTCGTTCCACCGTCTGCCAATGGGACCTGCTGGCGGCGAGGGGCGTGGCCAAGGTGGTATTCACCCTCATGGGGCTGGAGGCCGGCGAACACACGTTGACCTTCACCTTGAAGACGCAGACACAGGGAACGCAGGACATCGTGGAGAAGAAACTGCGAGTGGTG CCCGAAGGAGTGAAGATGGAAGATTATTCGGGAGGCATATTGGACCCGCAGGGACTCTACG GTTCTGAGAAGATGACAGTAGTGCTGAAGAACCTTCCGCCAGCCAACATCGTCCCCAACACGGCCGTGGAGAGAATGGTGACCATCAATG GTGAAGTTCTGGGAGACGTCCTGGCAGTGGTCCTAGACGCCGAAGGCCTCCGACAGCTAGTCGACCTTCCCGGTGGTTCGCTGGAGGCCGAGCTGGGCAGGGTCCTCCCTCTGGCCCAGGTGTACCAGTACCTGGAGACCACTCGGAGCTGGTATGCCCTTGGCGGAGACATCCAGAAGAACTCGGCCCGCCTGAGACAGAAAATCAAAGAAG GCTTGGTCAGCATGTCTTCTTTCCGACGTGGAGACTCCAGTTACAGCATGTGGACCAAGAGGGAAGCCAGCACCTg GCTGACGGCAGCGGCGGTTCGGACCTTGGCATCTGTAGACCCTGCGGTCCAGGTGGACCGCCAAGCTCTGTCAGAATCTGTGTCCTGGCTGATCCGGAACTCTCAGAATCAAGACGGCTCCTTCTCAGACACGTCCACCTACAGGGCCAACAAATTCATG GCCGACGGGGCGGAGCCAGTGGAGCGCTCGCTGTACCTGACGTCATTGGTCCTCATCGCTCTGCGTCGGGCGACCAGCATCAGAGAACGTATCCTGCAACTCGAG TTCCACGACGACAGCATGAGGTCCGCCGCCGACTACATTTCCCAGAATGCCCTGACGGTGAAGAGCGTGTACGTGCGGGCGCTGGCCACGTACGCACTGACGCTTCACAATCCAAATGACGCCACCAGCGTCGCACTCCTCAACAGCCTGGAGACGCTGGCGAGGCAGAaag GACACCCGGCAGTGCTCAGGTACTGGCAGGAGTCCGGCGCGCCATCGGATTGGCTCAGACCCGACCAATCGAGCGGCCTGACAGTGGAGACAACGGCGTACGTGCTGCTTAGCATGCTGCTTAAG GGCCGGATCCCGTACGCCAACCCGATCGTGACTTGGCTGACACAAGATCAGCACTACGGACAAGGATTCTACTCTGCGCAG GACACGGTTCTGACTCTGGAGGCTTTGACCGAGTACAGCCAGGTGGTCCGCCGTGCTGACCTTGACCAGGACATCAACGTCCGCTACGGACACAAAGGAACGTTAGCTCGGGTCCACCTCAGCCTTGGACGCCCAGTGGCCACGCCCATCCGG GTGTTGAAGAACGATGACATCACCGTTTCCACGGGATTCGGGACAGGCGTGTCAAGTGTCAAG ATGAAGACAGCCTACTACCAGACCACGGCGCCCTCTCGCAACTGTAACTTCGACCTTAGTATTGAGATTGTCGGCGCGGACGCGGCAGACA GCCCCAGCATGCGTGAACCGCACCTGTCCGCATGTGCCaa GTACAAGCCACCTCCCGACGAGCTGGTCACAGAGTCCACGATGACTGTGATGACGATCGGGCTGCCGAGCGGCGTGGAGGCGCACCTGGAGGACCTGAGACAG TTTCGAGACGCCGAGGAGCCTGTCATCTCGCACTACGAACTTCAGGGCAACACAGTCGTCATCCAGATGGACTCA GTTCCGTCCGACATGTTTTTGTGCGTCGGCTTTCGAATCCGCACGGGCTTCAAGGTGGGCGGAGCCAGCGAGTCCCTGTTGACTGTTTCTGAGCCTCAGGACAAAG GAAGTCTCTGTAGCAAACCCTTCTCCTACAAAGAGCAGAAGCTGCAGCGCCTCTGCGTGGCTGATCAGTGCCAATGCATAACAG CCGCGTGTGCGAACTACAGAGCCGAGCCCGACTTGACCTTGACCCCCGCCAAACGTCTCCAGGAAACGTGTCAGCCGCACATAAAATACG CTTATAAACTGAGAGTCAAGTCTTCGAAAACAGAAGGAGACTTTGTGACCTTCACAGCCACCGTACGCGAAGTCCTCAAGAACACCGATCCAG CCTTCGAGTCGTTGAGTTCGGGCTCGGAGTTGGATCTCATCAAGAAGGTGACGTGCGGCCCGGTCCACGTGGAGCTCGACCGGCAGTACCTGCTGACGGGATCCAGCGGGTCCGAGGTCCAAGCGGGCCGCGCCCCCAG GTTCCGCCTTCCGCTGGACGCGGACGCCACCCTGGAGCCCTGGCCCGCCAAATGCGATGATCCGGCCTGCTCGGCACAGACCGCCAGCATGGACGAGTACGCGCTGGACCTACAACTCTTCAGCTGTCCGAAGGCCTGA